The Ramlibacter sp. PS4R-6 nucleotide sequence GGCCATCCTTTTCCGGGCCTGCTGCAGCAGGTCCGCGACACCTGGAGCGTGTGGCATCCGCGCAAGCGGGCAGGGAGCTGACGTGGCGGCCACCTGGATGCAGACGCCTCTCGCGGGCGCGGCGCGGCACTTGGACCGCGCGGCCGTCGTCGGCGGCGCCAGGCCGTGGACCTGGCGCGAGGTGCACGCCGCGTCGCTCGCGCTGGCCGCGCGGCTGCGCGAAGGCGCGACGGTGTGCAACCTCTGCGGCACCCGCGCCGGCTTTCTCGTCGCTTGGCTCGCCGCGCTGCGGCGCGGCTGCGCGCAGGTGCTGCCGCCGTCGGGCGGGGCAGGCGACCTCGTGTCCATCCTGCGGTCGAACACGGACCCCATCATCGTCGTCGACGACGCATCGCTGGTCGAAGCGGGTTGGGCGAAGCACGCGCAGTGCCTTGTGTTCGATGCAAGCCCGCCACCCTCGCTGCCCTCGGGCGATGAACTGGCTTGGACACCCGATGCGGAATCGCAGCTGGTGCGTCTCTACACCTCCGGCAGCACCGGCACCCCCGAGGCGCAGCACAAGACGCTCGGCCACCTCGCCCGCGGCGCGCAGGTGCTGCTGGCGCGCCTGCGCCAGGAGCTTCGCGGGGAGCAGGACGCGATCGCCCGCATCGTCTGCAGCGTGCCGCCCCAGCACATGTTCGGGCTGGAGACCTCGGTGATGCTGTCGCTCATCGGCGGCATGCCGGTGCAGGAAGGCCGCCCGCTGCTGCCCGGCGACGTGTGCGGCGCGCTCGCGGACAGCCATGGTTCGGCGCTCTGGATCGCGACACCCGTGCATTTGCGCGCGTTCACGCAAGCCGGCGAGCGGGCCATGGGTGCGCGGCTGGTCATCGCATCCACCATGCAACTGGCGCCCGCACTGGCGGCGGAAGCCGAAGCACTCGTCGCGGCGCCGGTCATGGAGATCTACGGGTCGACGGAGACGGGCGCCATCGCGATGCGCCGGACCGCGCACGAAACCGCATGGCGCGCGCTGGACGGCGTGCGGCTGCAATCGTCGCCCGAAGGCACGCAGGCCTGGGGCGGCCACTTCGAGTCGCCGCGCCAGCTGTCGGACCACATCGAACTGGCGGCCGACGGCAGCTTCCGCCTGCTGGGGCGGCACGGCGACATGCTGAAGATCGCCGGCCGCCGCGCGTCGCTGGCGGGCCTGAACCAGCTGCTGCAGGAGATGCCGGGATTGCAGGACGGCGTGTTCTTCCTGCCGGCAAGCGACTCGCCGACCCAGCGGCTGGTGCTGGTTTACGCCGGCGAGCTGGCGCGCGATGCCGTGCTCGCGTGGTTGCGCGGGCGCATGGATCCGGTCTTCCTGCCGCGCACCGTGATCCGCGTTGAGCGGCTGCCGCGGGCCGCCTCGGGCAAGCTGCCGCGCGCGGCGCTCGAAGAGATCCACGCGGCATACCGCGAGAGCAGGCGCCGGCCATGAACGAAATCCAGTTCGACTTCGAGGTGCCCGCGGCGCATCCATCACTCGCGGGTCATTTCCCCGGCAACCCGATCGTGCCGGGCGTGCTCCTGCTGGACCACGTCATGGCCAGGCTCGCGGCCGTGACCGGGCGCGCGATGGTGCGCGTGCAGCGCGTGAAGTTCAGTTCCATCCTGAAGCCGGGCGAGGCGGTCAGGACCCATTGCGTGGTCGAGGACGAACGCGCGTCGTTCCGTGTCGCTGTCTCGCGGGATTCGACGTGGGTCCTGGTGGCCGAAGGCGTCGGCGTCGTTGCTGCGGGAGCGCGGGGATGAAGGGCTGGAGCGACAAGGCCGAGCGCGGCAGCGTGTGGCTGATGCGCCTCATCGTGTGGCTGGCGCGCGCCGGCGGCAGGCCGCTGTGCCGCGCGCTGCTGTTCCCGATCGTCGCGTACTTCGTCGTGACGGATGCGACGGCTCGCCGCGCCTCGTCGGACTTCCTCTCAGCCGTCTACGGACGCCCCGCGCGCCTGCGCGACGTCTTCCGGCACATCTATGCCTTCGCGACGACCTTGCTCGACCGCGTCTACATGGCCACGGGCGATTTCGACCGCTTCGAGGTCAGCATCCACGGCTTGCCGCTGCTGGACGAAGCCCTGAAGCGCGGGAACGGCTGCATGCTGCTCGGCTCGCACCTGGGCAGCTTCGACCTGCTGATGCTCGCCAACCGCGCCATGGACGGGCGTGAAGTCCACGTGATGATGCGCGTCGACCCGCGCGCCCGCCTGCGGCGCATCGCGGGCATCGTGGACGACGGCATGAAGCTGATCCCGCTCGGGCAGGCGGACTGCTACCTGCGCGCATACGACGCGCTGGCGGAGGGCGGCATCGTGTGCATCCTGGCCGACCGCGTCGATGGCGGGGCCGCCGCCGCGCGCGCGAGCTTCCTGTCGCACAGCGCGCCGCTGCCGCTGGCGCCGCACGTGCTGGCGGCGCGCAGCCAGGCGGCCGTGCTGCTTTGCTTCGGCCTCTTCGAAGGCGGCAACCGCTACCGCATCGAGTTCGTGGAGTTCCGTGCGACGGCCGCGCGGGGCAGCCGCGGCGCCGCGCTGCAGCCCGCGGTGGACCACTACGCGGCGGTGCTGGAGTCGTACGCGCGGCGCTATCCTCTGAACTGGTTCAACTTCTACCCCTACTGGACGGCCGAATGAGCTCCTGGCGCTTCCCCCGCGCCGCTTGCGCGCTGCTGCTGCTGCTCGCAGGGCCCGCCTGGGCCCTGACGATGCCCGAGCTGCAGCGC carries:
- a CDS encoding AMP-binding protein, whose translation is MAATWMQTPLAGAARHLDRAAVVGGARPWTWREVHAASLALAARLREGATVCNLCGTRAGFLVAWLAALRRGCAQVLPPSGGAGDLVSILRSNTDPIIVVDDASLVEAGWAKHAQCLVFDASPPPSLPSGDELAWTPDAESQLVRLYTSGSTGTPEAQHKTLGHLARGAQVLLARLRQELRGEQDAIARIVCSVPPQHMFGLETSVMLSLIGGMPVQEGRPLLPGDVCGALADSHGSALWIATPVHLRAFTQAGERAMGARLVIASTMQLAPALAAEAEALVAAPVMEIYGSTETGAIAMRRTAHETAWRALDGVRLQSSPEGTQAWGGHFESPRQLSDHIELAADGSFRLLGRHGDMLKIAGRRASLAGLNQLLQEMPGLQDGVFFLPASDSPTQRLVLVYAGELARDAVLAWLRGRMDPVFLPRTVIRVERLPRAASGKLPRAALEEIHAAYRESRRRP
- a CDS encoding LpxL/LpxP family acyltransferase, coding for MKGWSDKAERGSVWLMRLIVWLARAGGRPLCRALLFPIVAYFVVTDATARRASSDFLSAVYGRPARLRDVFRHIYAFATTLLDRVYMATGDFDRFEVSIHGLPLLDEALKRGNGCMLLGSHLGSFDLLMLANRAMDGREVHVMMRVDPRARLRRIAGIVDDGMKLIPLGQADCYLRAYDALAEGGIVCILADRVDGGAAAARASFLSHSAPLPLAPHVLAARSQAAVLLCFGLFEGGNRYRIEFVEFRATAARGSRGAALQPAVDHYAAVLESYARRYPLNWFNFYPYWTAE